A section of the Candidatus Omnitrophota bacterium genome encodes:
- a CDS encoding type IV pilin protein → MNRRLRNKSGFTLLEIIIVIIIIAILASLAMPRFLRTSQYSYSAEALANLSALRQAMNRCYLFSSSYAPCDTFDDLDTGDPGLEPNAHFTYGIGGLAAGTFNITATGSVAVPTDIIWIDQTGAKGGNGIFSGIR, encoded by the coding sequence ATGAACAGGAGACTACGTAACAAAAGCGGTTTTACACTGCTTGAAATCATCATCGTCATCATCATCATCGCCATTCTCGCCAGTTTAGCCATGCCTAGGTTCTTGCGCACATCACAATATTCTTACTCAGCGGAGGCTTTGGCAAATTTATCAGCCCTACGTCAAGCCATGAATCGTTGCTATCTGTTCTCAAGCAGCTACGCGCCTTGTGATACGTTTGACGATCTCGACACCGGTGATCCGGGCTTAGAACCTAACGCACATTTTACTTACGGAATCGGCGGCTTAGCTGCTGGAACGTTTAACATCACGGCAACAGGCAGCGTTGCCGTTCCTACGGACATCATCTGGATTGATCAAACCGGCGCAAAGGGCGGTAACGGTATTTTCTCGGGAATTAGATAG
- a CDS encoding prepilin-type N-terminal cleavage/methylation domain-containing protein encodes MQKAVSKNNQSAFTLMELVVVTIVIAILAGIALPHFTAALERNRAVEGVNILGAIRSAQERFALANGGAYTTNILDIDVDIPVPLNYFETPEICAGGGAVPLARIRDIPRRYRLLIYDNGDIECHGNVLCQRMGFTQIAALPNCP; translated from the coding sequence GTGCAGAAAGCAGTGTCAAAAAACAATCAAAGCGCTTTTACTTTGATGGAATTGGTGGTGGTCACCATTGTTATCGCCATTCTTGCCGGCATTGCTTTACCGCACTTTACCGCCGCCCTGGAACGCAACAGGGCGGTGGAAGGTGTGAATATTTTAGGGGCGATTCGCAGCGCGCAAGAGCGCTTTGCCTTAGCTAATGGCGGCGCGTACACGACCAACATCCTTGACATTGACGTTGATATTCCTGTTCCTTTAAATTATTTTGAAACACCGGAAATTTGCGCGGGGGGGGGAGCTGTTCCTTTGGCTCGGATTCGCGACATTCCTCGACGATATCGGCTTCTCATTTACGATAATGGCGATATTGAATGTCACGGAAATGTTCTCTGTCAACGCATGGGATTTACCCAGATCGCGGCATTGCCAAATTGCCCATAA
- a CDS encoding prepilin-type N-terminal cleavage/methylation domain-containing protein, which translates to MLSRHTKKAFTLTELVVVVIAIGILAGLAIPKYTTIVERQIASEGVQILSTIRAAQHRFALRNGGNFDLDASGNLTNLDITIPASQNFDSYLACRTTYIAQVRNIRLNYWLYMATDGTIDCCDGAGFDCARLGIATDVGACMACN; encoded by the coding sequence ATGCTGAGTCGTCATACAAAAAAGGCTTTTACGTTAACTGAGCTTGTCGTGGTTGTTATTGCGATCGGCATTTTGGCCGGGCTTGCGATCCCAAAGTACACGACGATTGTTGAGCGGCAAATTGCTTCCGAAGGCGTTCAAATATTATCTACTATTCGCGCCGCACAGCATCGTTTCGCCTTGCGTAACGGCGGTAATTTTGACTTGGATGCCTCAGGAAATTTGACCAATCTTGACATCACGATCCCTGCATCTCAAAATTTTGACAGTTATCTGGCTTGTCGCACTACGTACATAGCTCAGGTTCGCAACATTCGTTTAAACTATTGGCTTTATATGGCTACCGATGGAACAATTGATTGCTGTGACGGAGCAGGCTTTGATTGCGCACGATTAGGAATAGCCACTGATGTCGGCGCGTGCATGGCGTGCAATTAG
- a CDS encoding prepilin-type N-terminal cleavage/methylation domain-containing protein codes for MFSSNQKRAFTLMELLTVVIIVGILAAFAVPNYINTIETQISAEGISTLTAIRASQERHRIETGAYANSAADLDIGVGPSTNFSAPSASANVNEVGAISRMQGATRLYTIHISNAGTVVCCDRLADNITCAKLGIPAGASCPAFMIP; via the coding sequence ATGTTTTCATCAAATCAAAAAAGGGCATTTACGTTAATGGAGCTTTTGACGGTTGTTATCATTGTCGGAATTCTCGCCGCCTTTGCCGTTCCTAATTACATCAACACAATTGAAACTCAAATTTCCGCGGAAGGAATTAGCACATTAACCGCTATTCGCGCCTCTCAAGAGCGCCACAGAATTGAGACGGGCGCCTATGCGAATTCTGCGGCTGATTTGGATATCGGTGTTGGCCCGTCCACAAATTTTTCTGCTCCTTCGGCAAGCGCCAACGTCAATGAAGTTGGCGCAATTTCCCGTATGCAAGGCGCAACAAGGCTTTACACTATACACATCAGCAATGCGGGAACAGTTGTTTGTTGCGACCGTCTTGCGGATAATATCACCTGTGCAAAACTTGGTATTCCGGCCGGAGCATCATGTCCGGCTTTTATGATTCCGTAG
- a CDS encoding type II secretion system protein, whose amino-acid sequence MLLLKSRKSFTLMELLTVAIIIGVTAAVAIPNYNVAVQRSQERSAAMNLLAAKSAQEIYRSEHGEFWPTLAYVCSSGCNAQEINQNLRLSLPTIGSTAYTCFDMNGGPYWCEATSAAPAWTLQSRGNINAGWPRCSAGTCELCQPNCPTP is encoded by the coding sequence ATGCTTTTACTCAAGTCGCGAAAATCGTTTACCTTAATGGAGCTTTTGACCGTCGCTATCATTATCGGCGTCACGGCGGCAGTCGCTATTCCAAATTACAATGTTGCGGTGCAACGCTCTCAAGAGCGAAGCGCGGCCATGAACCTTCTGGCAGCCAAATCAGCTCAAGAAATATACCGCAGTGAACACGGAGAATTTTGGCCAACCCTTGCTTACGTCTGTAGCTCCGGCTGCAACGCACAAGAAATCAATCAAAATCTTCGCCTTTCTTTGCCAACGATCGGAAGCACAGCTTATACTTGCTTCGATATGAATGGTGGCCCGTATTGGTGCGAAGCAACATCCGCCGCTCCGGCTTGGACGCTGCAAAGCCGCGGCAATATTAATGCAGGTTGGCCGCGCTGTTCGGCCGGAACGTGCGAATTATGCCAACCGAATTGCCCAACGCCATAA
- a CDS encoding prepilin-type N-terminal cleavage/methylation domain-containing protein, protein MNKYKNNKGFSLIEVLVASVIFTIAAVGLFATVSSLRGGSDKAERRLEVTNIGRQLLEELRSKIGQAAWPLTCDGNPQPWPNTLLPAAGTNPTYDRLSANPFNLQFQYICDDVDTNGDAARVLYKVDQTITYDEP, encoded by the coding sequence ATGAACAAATACAAAAACAATAAGGGTTTTTCTCTTATTGAAGTTCTCGTCGCCTCGGTTATTTTCACCATCGCAGCCGTTGGATTGTTCGCTACCGTCTCAAGCCTGCGCGGTGGCTCCGATAAGGCAGAGCGCCGGTTAGAAGTAACAAATATCGGCCGGCAACTTTTAGAAGAATTACGCTCAAAGATCGGACAAGCTGCTTGGCCACTCACTTGCGATGGAAATCCCCAACCTTGGCCTAACACGCTTTTACCAGCTGCCGGAACAAATCCAACGTATGATCGTTTATCAGCCAACCCTTTCAATTTGCAGTTTCAATATATTTGTGATGACGTAGATACAAACGGTGATGCAGCTCGAGTCCTATACAAAGTTGACCAAACAATAACTTACGATGAACCTTAA
- a CDS encoding RsmE family RNA methyltransferase: MHRFFCPQENFIQTTLTITDQKEIHHLKNVLRLKEGDRIVLFNGQGKEADATITSIAENAIEVSLSDIRQDEKKNFTIILACAIPKKAKFESIIEKCTELGVDEIIPLKTQRTEVIFSKEKMPDKVKRFQTVAINASKQSNRKTIPAIHPVLSLSEALKHIDNSTLALIPHLSGKRKSLHEIMSQNPHAKKIMFFIGPEGDFTPEEIALAIKSGSIAVSLGETTLKVDTAAISVVAFAQLLLADEK, encoded by the coding sequence ATGCATCGATTTTTCTGCCCGCAAGAAAATTTCATTCAAACAACCCTCACCATCACAGACCAAAAAGAAATCCATCATTTAAAAAATGTTCTACGCCTAAAGGAGGGTGACAGAATCGTCCTTTTTAACGGACAGGGAAAAGAAGCGGACGCAACGATCACTTCGATTGCCGAGAACGCCATTGAGGTCTCCCTAAGCGACATCCGACAAGACGAAAAGAAAAATTTCACGATCATCTTGGCCTGCGCCATTCCTAAAAAAGCAAAGTTCGAATCTATCATAGAAAAATGTACCGAGCTCGGCGTTGATGAAATTATTCCTCTTAAAACGCAAAGAACCGAAGTTATCTTTTCAAAAGAAAAAATGCCGGATAAGGTTAAACGCTTTCAAACCGTTGCCATTAATGCCTCCAAACAATCCAACCGAAAAACAATTCCCGCTATCCATCCGGTTTTAAGCTTGTCAGAGGCGCTTAAGCATATTGATAATTCCACACTCGCCTTGATCCCGCATCTCTCCGGAAAAAGGAAATCGCTTCATGAGATCATGAGTCAAAATCCGCATGCCAAAAAAATCATGTTTTTTATCGGCCCTGAGGGTGATTTTACTCCCGAAGAAATCGCTTTAGCCATTAAATCCGGATCCATTGCCGTTTCTCTGGGCGAAACAACGCTTAAAGTTGACACCGCCGCTATTTCTGTCGTCGCCTTTGCACAATTACTTTTGGCAGATGAAAAATAA
- a CDS encoding tetratricopeptide repeat protein, translating to MKNKREILCLAAIFFFALALRLAYMFFLKKEYLFYDHPADDVLYYQEWAGEIAAGDWIGKRAFWGMPLYPYFLAILMPFSFGSTEVLRIFHLILGSANVLLVYFIAKQIFSRPTAWLAAFFTATNFILIYYDWLMMPVTLIITLSLILVYGFLTLSPSSKRSEWFILGIVFGLSTLSDGKFLIFFAFTLIYLAWQYRPPGKKTFIKVFLPLIAGALIIILGVAIRNRVIGKDWVLTSAHGGINFYIGNNPKASGVFDNPQFIRPDHNGFETDTRIIAEQALKRSLRPSEVSQFWMDQGIEFIRKNPGQYLSLLGKKIAAFFQDTERSYDIDLVFQIPYKNKFDFNSLRIIFPLAITGFIFAFVNSRKFAFPALLIASQLIFTLCFFLITRHRATILPFLIIFQSFCIIWAINQIKEKKWNMLIIAALISLGMFLILKPVSIDPKIVSFLRSSKAGPLLAEQKRFDEARREYLSALKLQPFDVNSIYNLANTYVAENNFKDAISWYERALQINPRDVDALYNLAYCQEQNKNTNTAIKLYEELLRLSPESLDGHYRLGNIYLSQSQCEKAKTHFNIIAQSNPSVQDELKNALDSCRP from the coding sequence ATGAAAAATAAAAGAGAAATCCTCTGCCTTGCCGCCATTTTCTTTTTCGCGTTAGCCTTACGCCTCGCCTACATGTTTTTCCTCAAGAAAGAATACCTTTTCTATGATCACCCGGCAGACGATGTTTTGTATTACCAAGAGTGGGCCGGAGAAATTGCCGCAGGGGACTGGATAGGCAAAAGAGCTTTTTGGGGGATGCCGCTTTATCCTTACTTTCTGGCGATCCTCATGCCATTTTCTTTCGGAAGCACTGAAGTGCTTCGCATTTTTCATCTTATCCTGGGAAGCGCCAACGTCCTTTTGGTTTATTTTATTGCCAAGCAGATCTTTTCAAGGCCGACAGCTTGGCTGGCCGCTTTTTTTACCGCAACAAATTTTATTTTAATCTACTACGATTGGCTCATGATGCCGGTCACACTCATCATTACGCTAAGTTTGATCCTTGTTTACGGGTTTTTAACGCTTAGCCCTTCGTCGAAAAGATCTGAATGGTTCATCCTGGGAATTGTTTTTGGTTTAAGCACATTATCCGATGGAAAATTCCTGATATTCTTTGCTTTCACGCTTATTTATCTTGCCTGGCAATATCGCCCTCCGGGCAAAAAAACTTTTATAAAAGTTTTTTTGCCCCTGATCGCCGGCGCGCTCATCATTATTCTTGGCGTTGCCATACGAAACCGCGTAATCGGTAAAGATTGGGTTTTAACCAGCGCTCACGGCGGGATCAACTTCTATATCGGCAATAATCCGAAAGCCAGCGGAGTTTTTGACAATCCTCAATTTATCCGCCCGGACCATAACGGATTTGAAACCGACACGCGCATTATCGCCGAGCAAGCCTTAAAAAGAAGTCTTCGCCCATCGGAGGTTTCACAGTTCTGGATGGATCAGGGAATCGAATTCATCCGGAAAAATCCCGGGCAATACTTGAGCCTCTTAGGAAAGAAAATTGCGGCATTTTTTCAAGATACCGAACGGTCCTATGATATTGACCTGGTTTTTCAAATTCCGTATAAAAATAAATTTGACTTCAACTCATTGCGCATTATTTTTCCGCTGGCAATCACCGGATTCATTTTTGCTTTCGTGAATTCTAGAAAATTTGCTTTTCCCGCGCTACTCATCGCCAGCCAGCTTATCTTTACGCTTTGTTTTTTTCTAATTACCCGGCATCGCGCGACGATCTTGCCGTTTTTGATCATATTCCAATCTTTTTGTATTATCTGGGCTATTAATCAAATCAAAGAGAAAAAATGGAATATGCTCATCATAGCGGCTCTTATTTCTCTCGGGATGTTCTTAATTTTAAAACCGGTATCCATTGATCCTAAAATCGTGTCATTTTTAAGATCAAGCAAGGCCGGCCCTCTTTTAGCCGAGCAAAAACGCTTCGATGAAGCCCGTAGGGAATACTTATCAGCTCTTAAATTGCAGCCCTTCGACGTAAACTCCATCTACAATCTTGCCAATACCTATGTCGCCGAAAATAATTTTAAAGATGCGATTTCCTGGTACGAACGCGCCTTGCAGATCAATCCCCGGGATGTTGATGCGCTTTATAATTTAGCTTATTGCCAGGAGCAAAATAAGAATACAAATACCGCCATCAAACTTTACGAGGAATTGTTGCGTCTTTCTCCGGAAAGCTTAGACGGCCATTACCGTTTGGGAAATATTTATCTATCGCAATCACAGTGCGAAAAAGCAAAAACTCATTTCAACATCATCGCTCAGAGCAATCCTTCTGTTCAAGATGAGTTAAAAAATGCCTTGGATTCATGCCGCCCTTGA
- the recA gene encoding recombinase RecA: protein MAEQKKSVEKAAEKDKGAETAHRQKALELALIQIEKQFGKGSIMKLDSTVNMDIAAIPTGSLSLDLALGIGGVPRGRVIEIYGPESSGKTTLTLSIISQIQKMGGVAAFIDAEHAFDSNYAKTVGVTLEDLLISQPDTGEQALEIAETLVRSNAVDLVVIDSVAALTPKAEIEGDMGDSHMGLQARLMSQALRKLTAAISKSKTCVIFINQIRMKIGVMFGSPETTTGGRALKFYASVRIDLRKIESLKNGEEFVGNRVKAKIVKNKVAAPFRDAEFEIMFKEGISYVSDILDLGIAHEIIQKSGAWLSYENEKIGQGRESARQYLKENPKILQKIEKQIREKLGIKKQS, encoded by the coding sequence ATGGCTGAACAGAAAAAATCAGTTGAAAAGGCTGCCGAAAAAGACAAGGGAGCCGAAACTGCCCACAGGCAAAAAGCACTCGAACTTGCCTTAATCCAAATCGAAAAACAATTCGGAAAAGGTTCTATTATGAAGCTGGATAGCACCGTCAATATGGATATTGCGGCTATCCCGACAGGATCTTTGTCCTTAGACCTTGCCTTAGGCATCGGTGGTGTCCCTCGCGGAAGAGTCATCGAGATTTATGGACCGGAATCATCCGGAAAAACAACGCTCACCTTAAGCATCATTTCCCAAATACAAAAAATGGGCGGTGTGGCGGCTTTTATCGACGCGGAACACGCTTTTGATTCAAATTACGCCAAAACCGTCGGCGTAACACTCGAAGACCTTTTGATCTCGCAACCTGATACCGGTGAACAAGCCCTCGAGATCGCCGAAACGCTGGTACGCTCAAATGCCGTCGACCTCGTGGTCATTGACTCCGTCGCCGCCTTAACACCAAAGGCTGAAATTGAAGGCGACATGGGTGATTCACATATGGGGCTTCAGGCGCGTTTAATGTCACAAGCGCTCAGGAAACTAACCGCCGCCATCAGCAAATCAAAAACATGCGTTATCTTCATTAATCAGATCCGCATGAAGATCGGCGTTATGTTCGGCTCTCCGGAAACAACGACCGGCGGCCGAGCGCTCAAATTCTACGCCTCCGTTCGTATCGACCTTCGTAAAATTGAGTCTCTCAAAAATGGCGAAGAATTTGTCGGTAACCGAGTTAAAGCAAAAATTGTTAAAAATAAAGTCGCCGCTCCGTTTCGTGACGCCGAATTTGAGATCATGTTCAAAGAAGGGATCTCTTATGTAAGCGATATTCTTGATCTGGGAATTGCGCATGAGATCATTCAAAAGTCCGGCGCCTGGCTTTCGTATGAGAATGAAAAGATCGGGCAAGGACGCGAAAGCGCGCGCCAATATTTAAAAGAAAATCCGAAAATTCTTCAAAAGATCGAAAAGCAAATTCGCGAGAAACTAGGGATCAAAAAACAGTCGTAA
- a CDS encoding Do family serine endopeptidase, with the protein MKFRMKIAGVLILFAGIILGFTIAARINVSPEAIAQPISDSVNFSDAIENVSEQVGPTVVSIQTEKIAKPRVQQRRYYASPFGGGSESPFEDDLFNRFFEDFFGEMPDFEQKRSGLGSGVIIDKDGYILTNEHVVSDADIITVTLSDGREFKGTLKGTDPRSDLAVIKISAPNLPVAKLGQSDNIKIGQWVVAIGNPFGYLLSNSEPTVTAGVVSALHRSLPRTSWRDSDYTDLIQTDAAINPGNSGGPLVNLRGEVIGINVAIFTTSGGYQGIGFAIPIDTAKRIVQSLIEGKKVEYGWIGVNIQEIDEKLAKYFSLSGPQTGALVSQILEDSPAQKAGVRNGDIIVAVNDQLVRKPAHLIKVIGNTPVGQKIKLKVLRDKKPLDITVEVAKRPEFDQEGKIITQQTENDDAIEDDGHVSWRGMDVQSLTPELASRLRLENNTGVIVDSVEPTSQADQAGLQRGIVITEINKKPIKNIKDFKDAVKNESGDCLIQTNHGYLVIKFAKE; encoded by the coding sequence ATGAAATTCCGTATGAAAATCGCAGGTGTTCTTATCTTGTTTGCAGGAATTATTTTAGGGTTCACTATTGCCGCGCGCATTAATGTATCGCCCGAGGCAATAGCGCAACCAATATCGGACAGCGTGAATTTTTCTGACGCGATCGAGAATGTTTCCGAACAAGTCGGCCCAACGGTCGTTTCGATCCAAACGGAAAAGATTGCGAAACCACGCGTCCAACAGCGCCGTTATTACGCGAGTCCTTTTGGCGGCGGCTCAGAAAGCCCTTTTGAAGACGATCTTTTTAACCGGTTCTTTGAAGATTTTTTTGGCGAAATGCCGGATTTTGAACAAAAGCGTTCCGGATTAGGTTCCGGCGTCATCATTGACAAAGACGGCTATATTTTAACGAATGAACACGTTGTCAGTGATGCCGACATTATTACCGTAACATTATCCGACGGAAGAGAATTTAAAGGAACCTTAAAAGGGACCGATCCGCGTTCCGACCTGGCAGTTATAAAAATTAGCGCGCCCAATCTTCCCGTAGCGAAATTGGGACAATCCGACAATATCAAGATCGGACAATGGGTTGTCGCTATCGGCAATCCGTTCGGATATCTTTTGTCAAATTCCGAACCAACCGTTACCGCCGGGGTTGTCAGCGCTTTACATCGCTCACTTCCCAGGACTTCGTGGCGTGATAGTGACTATACCGACCTGATCCAAACAGATGCCGCGATCAATCCCGGAAATTCCGGCGGGCCTTTAGTTAATTTACGGGGTGAAGTTATCGGGATCAACGTTGCCATATTTACCACGTCCGGCGGGTATCAGGGCATCGGATTTGCAATTCCTATTGATACAGCCAAGCGCATCGTACAAAGCCTGATCGAAGGCAAAAAAGTTGAATACGGATGGATCGGTGTCAACATTCAAGAAATTGATGAGAAATTAGCCAAGTATTTTTCTCTATCCGGGCCGCAAACGGGAGCATTGGTTTCTCAGATCCTAGAAGACAGCCCGGCGCAAAAAGCCGGAGTAAGAAACGGCGATATCATTGTCGCCGTTAACGACCAACTCGTCAGAAAGCCGGCACATCTTATTAAGGTGATCGGAAATACTCCGGTTGGACAAAAGATCAAGTTAAAAGTTTTACGTGATAAAAAGCCGCTGGATATCACCGTTGAGGTTGCGAAAAGGCCCGAGTTCGACCAGGAAGGAAAGATAATCACGCAACAAACAGAAAATGATGATGCGATCGAAGATGACGGACATGTTTCTTGGCGCGGCATGGATGTTCAATCATTAACGCCGGAGCTGGCGAGCCGTTTGCGTTTAGAAAACAATACCGGCGTCATCGTCGATAGTGTAGAGCCCACAAGCCAAGCGGACCAAGCAGGATTACAACGAGGCATTGTCATCACCGAGATCAATAAAAAACCGATCAAGAATATCAAAGATTTTAAGGATGCGGTAAAAAATGAGAGCGGCGATTGCCTGATCCAAACAAATCACGGCTATCTCGTCATTAAGTTCGCAAAGGAATGA
- a CDS encoding regulatory protein RecX: protein MNPEDVTPEFSKAKAAAFRLIKVRNRSTKELIDRLTRKRFSKSIIDSILQYLQKTQLVDDAQFTKDWIRARLHKPYGLRRIAYELKEKGISDSLAKNAIAQVKADYPEEAIVSELIKKRVERYKNLEKTKIKQRLFNYLANRGFNIDTIERVLNKYDG, encoded by the coding sequence ATGAACCCCGAAGACGTAACGCCGGAATTCTCAAAAGCAAAAGCGGCCGCTTTTAGGCTGATCAAGGTACGAAATCGAAGCACCAAAGAGCTCATTGATCGATTAACAAGAAAAAGGTTTTCAAAAAGTATTATTGACAGCATTCTTCAATACCTTCAGAAAACACAACTCGTCGATGATGCGCAATTCACCAAAGATTGGATTCGTGCCCGCCTTCATAAGCCCTACGGCTTAAGACGCATAGCTTATGAACTGAAAGAAAAGGGAATTAGCGATTCCTTGGCGAAAAATGCCATCGCGCAAGTGAAAGCCGATTACCCCGAAGAAGCGATCGTTTCTGAATTAATAAAAAAACGTGTCGAGCGTTACAAGAATTTAGAGAAAACAAAAATAAAACAGCGATTATTCAATTATTTGGCAAACCGCGGATTTAATATAGACACCATCGAGCGAGTACTGAATAAATATGACGGCTAA